Proteins encoded within one genomic window of Thalassophryne amazonica chromosome 23, fThaAma1.1, whole genome shotgun sequence:
- the LOC117504530 gene encoding purine nucleoside phosphorylase-like, with product MFPEANKGYTYDDCKFTADWLLAQTDIRPIVGIVCGSGLGGLADMLKDPVAFSYKDIPNFLQSTVRGHTGRLVFGTLKGRPCVCMQGRFHLYEGYPVQKIVLPIRVFKLLGVETVILTNAAGSLNQDFKVGDIMVIKDHLNMPGFAGNNPLAGPNDERFGVRFPCMSDAYDRELQQLAVSVGQELGYSDFLREGVYCVLGGPSFETIAECRMLNRLGADAVGMSTVHEVIVARHCGMRVFALSLITNKAVMDYDSEEKANHEEVLQTSKQRAQQLETLIFTMVTRIEQNNNYA from the exons ATGTTTCCAGAGGCGAACAAAGG TTATACTTATGATGACTGCAAGTTCACAGCTGATTGGCTGCTGGCCCAGACGGACATCCGTCCCATAGTGGGCATCGTGTGCGGCTCTGGCCTGGGAGGGCTGGCTGACATGCTGAAGGACCCCGTAGCCTTCAGTTACAAGGACATACCAAACTTTCTGCAAAGCACTG TGCGTGGCCACACAGGACGGTTGGTGTTTGGGACCTTGAAGGGAAGGCCATGTGTTTGCATGCAGGGGCGCTTCCACCTGTATGAGGGCTATCCAGTCCAGAAG ATTGTGCTGCCCATTCGAGTCTTCAAACTGCTTGGAGTGGAGACGGTGATACTGACCAATGCAGCCGGCAGCCTCAACCAGGACTTTAAAGTCGGGGACATTATGGTCATCAAAGACCACCTCAACATGCCCGGTTTCGCCGGCAACAATCCACTGGCTGGTCCAAACGATGAGCG GTTCGGAGTGCGTTTCCCCTGCATGTCAGATGCGTACGACCGAGAGCTGCAGCAGCTGGCCGTGAGTGTCGGGCAGGAGCTCGGCTACAGCGACTTTCTGAGAGAGGGCGTCTACTGTGTGCTGGGTGGGCCCTCGTTTGAGACGATCGCAGAGTGTCGTATGCTGAACAGACTCGGGGCAGATGCTGTTG GTATGAGCACTGTCCATGAGGTGATAGTGGCGCGTCACTGCGGCATGCGTGTCTTCGCCCTTTCGCTGATCACCAACAAAGCGGTGATGGACTACGACAGTGAAGAGAAGGCCAACCATGAGGAGGTCCTCCAGACCAGCAAGCAGAGGGCGCAGCAACTGGAGACGCTGATCTTCACCATGGTGACCCGGATTGAGCAGAACAACAACTATGCCTAA